One region of Pseudomonas alvandae genomic DNA includes:
- a CDS encoding L,D-transpeptidase family protein, with translation MRWLLVLFCLSFTAVSQAAAVGTYNGKVIEKVLVLKSAHQLQLVNDGKPLKTYRISLGKGAKKGPKLIEGDKRTPEGFYWIDWRKVSDKFYLSMHISYPNISDAARARREGVEPGGMIMIHGTPDTEENPEQLFHTLDWTDGCIAMRNVDMREVWNLVPDGTMIEIRP, from the coding sequence ATGCGCTGGTTGCTTGTGCTGTTCTGCTTGTCGTTTACCGCTGTGTCCCAAGCCGCTGCCGTGGGGACCTACAACGGCAAGGTCATCGAAAAAGTCCTGGTGCTCAAATCCGCCCATCAATTGCAACTGGTCAATGATGGCAAGCCCCTCAAGACCTATCGCATCTCCCTGGGCAAGGGCGCCAAGAAAGGCCCCAAACTGATCGAGGGCGACAAGCGCACCCCCGAGGGCTTCTACTGGATTGACTGGCGCAAGGTCAGCGACAAGTTCTACCTGTCGATGCACATCTCCTACCCCAACATCAGCGACGCCGCCCGCGCCCGCCGCGAAGGCGTGGAGCCGGGGGGCATGATCATGATCCACGGCACGCCCGATACGGAAGAAAACCCCGAGCAGTTGTTCCATACCCTGGATTGGACCGACGGCTGCATCGCCATGCGCAATGTGGACATGCGCGAGGTGTGGAACCTGGTGCCGGA
- a CDS encoding NUDIX hydrolase, whose amino-acid sequence MKFCSQCGNPVTQRIPEGDSRLRFVCDTCHTIHYQNPNIVAGCVPTWGSKVLLCRRAIEPRRGYWTLPAGFMENGETVEQAAARETAEEACARVRNLSIYTLIDVPHISQVHVFFRAELVDEDFAAGPESLEVKLFEEADIPWDELAFRTVGRTLEYFYADRRAEDYPVRSESIPPLAQPANT is encoded by the coding sequence ATGAAATTCTGCAGCCAGTGCGGTAACCCGGTAACCCAGCGCATACCCGAGGGCGACTCGCGACTGCGCTTTGTCTGCGACACCTGTCACACCATTCACTACCAGAACCCCAACATCGTGGCCGGTTGCGTACCGACCTGGGGCAGCAAAGTCCTGTTGTGCCGGCGCGCCATCGAGCCGCGGCGCGGTTATTGGACACTGCCGGCGGGCTTCATGGAAAACGGCGAAACTGTCGAGCAGGCCGCCGCGCGTGAAACCGCCGAAGAAGCCTGCGCCCGGGTACGCAACCTGAGTATCTATACGCTGATTGACGTCCCGCATATCAGCCAGGTCCATGTATTCTTCCGCGCCGAGCTGGTGGACGAGGATTTCGCCGCCGGGCCGGAAAGCCTGGAAGTGAAGCTGTTCGAAGAAGCCGATATACCGTGGGACGAGCTGGCTTTCCGCACGGTGGGCCGTACCCTAGAATACTTCTACGCTGACCGGCGGGCCGAGGACTACCCGGTGCGATCCGAGTCGATACCGCCGCTGGCTCAGCCTGCCAATACGTAG
- a CDS encoding CoA pyrophosphatase — protein MLDELLHRVSNHTPRDLETDRRFPEAAVLVPITRSDEPELVLTLRASGLSTHGGEVAFPGGRRDPEDPDLIFTALREAEEEIGLPPGLVEVIGPLSPLISLHGIKVTPYVGVIPDYVEYQANDAEIAAVFSVPLEFFRKDPREHTHRIDYQGHSWYVPSYRFEGYKIWGLTAIMIVELVNLLYDAGIDLHTPPKTFINT, from the coding sequence ATGCTGGACGAGCTACTGCATCGAGTAAGCAACCATACGCCGCGCGATCTGGAGACCGATCGGCGTTTCCCTGAAGCGGCGGTGCTGGTGCCGATCACGCGCAGTGATGAACCGGAGCTGGTGCTGACCCTGCGCGCCAGCGGTCTCTCGACCCACGGCGGCGAAGTTGCGTTCCCCGGCGGACGTCGAGACCCGGAAGACCCAGACCTGATCTTCACCGCCCTGCGCGAAGCCGAAGAGGAAATTGGCCTGCCCCCTGGCCTGGTGGAGGTGATCGGTCCCCTCAGCCCACTGATCTCATTGCACGGTATCAAGGTCACGCCTTACGTCGGTGTGATTCCGGACTATGTCGAATACCAGGCCAACGATGCCGAGATCGCCGCGGTGTTCAGCGTGCCGCTGGAGTTTTTCCGCAAGGATCCGCGCGAACACACCCATCGCATCGACTACCAGGGCCACAGTTGGTACGTGCCCAGCTACCGTTTCGAGGGGTACAAGATCTGGGGCTTGACGGCGATCATGATCGTGGAGTTGGTCAACTTGCTGTACGACGCCGGTATCGACCTGCACACGCCGCCCAAGACTTTCATCAATACATGA
- a CDS encoding gamma carbonic anhydrase family protein, with protein sequence MKYRLGDARVETHPQSWVAPNATLVGKVRLEEGANVWFNAVLRGDNELILIGKDSNVQDGTVMHTDMGYPLTIGTGVTIGHNAMLHGCTVGDYSLIGINAVILNGAKIGKNCIIGANSLIGEGKEIPDGSLVMGSPGKVVRELTEAQKKMLEASAAHYVQNSQRYARDLAEQEQ encoded by the coding sequence ATGAAATACCGCCTGGGCGATGCCCGTGTCGAAACCCACCCACAAAGCTGGGTCGCGCCCAACGCCACGCTGGTGGGCAAGGTTCGCCTCGAAGAGGGCGCCAACGTCTGGTTCAACGCGGTGTTGCGGGGTGACAACGAACTGATCCTGATCGGCAAGGACAGCAACGTCCAGGACGGCACGGTGATGCACACCGACATGGGCTATCCATTGACCATCGGCACCGGCGTGACCATCGGCCACAACGCCATGCTCCACGGCTGCACAGTGGGGGACTACAGCCTGATCGGCATCAACGCGGTGATTCTCAACGGCGCGAAGATTGGCAAGAACTGCATCATCGGCGCCAACTCGCTGATCGGCGAAGGCAAGGAGATCCCGGACGGTTCGCTGGTGATGGGCTCGCCGGGCAAGGTCGTGCGGGAACTGACCGAGGCCCAGAAGAAAATGCTCGAGGCCAGCGCGGCGCATTACGTTCAAAATTCGCAGCGTTATGCCCGCGACTTGGCCGAGCAAGAACAATGA
- a CDS encoding DUF1289 domain-containing protein has protein sequence MNAPERPVPSPCVNICSLDDDDTCTGCQRTVAEITRWSRMDNDERRGVLALCHERAKASGLVWMLPAKR, from the coding sequence ATGAACGCACCTGAACGTCCGGTTCCTTCGCCCTGCGTGAACATCTGCTCGCTGGATGATGACGATACCTGCACCGGTTGCCAGCGCACCGTGGCGGAAATCACCCGTTGGAGCCGGATGGACAACGATGAGCGCCGCGGCGTGTTGGCCTTGTGTCATGAGCGGGCGAAGGCGAGTGGGTTGGTGTGGATGTTGCCGGCAAAACGATGA
- a CDS encoding Pr6Pr family membrane protein produces MLALLGWVGLSVQLYLILLGRWELGASLLGGLVNFFSFFTVLTNTLAAVVLTWELTQRESAVRRWFLLPAVRSGIAVSIALVGLAYNVLLRHLWQPEGWQFVADELLHDVMPVLFIIYWGLWVPKGTLRLGHIGLWMIYPLVYFAYILLRGDLLAAYPYPFIDVASLGYPQVFINAGGVLAGFVGIALGVVGLDRWLGRRSVKAL; encoded by the coding sequence ATGCTGGCGTTGCTCGGCTGGGTGGGGTTGAGCGTCCAGCTTTACCTGATCCTGCTGGGTCGCTGGGAATTGGGCGCGAGCCTGTTGGGCGGCTTGGTCAACTTCTTCAGTTTTTTCACGGTGCTGACCAATACCCTCGCCGCCGTGGTGCTGACCTGGGAACTGACCCAGCGTGAATCCGCCGTCCGGCGCTGGTTCCTGCTACCTGCGGTACGCAGCGGCATCGCGGTGAGCATCGCCCTGGTCGGCCTGGCCTATAACGTGCTGCTGCGCCACCTCTGGCAACCGGAAGGCTGGCAGTTTGTCGCCGATGAATTGCTGCATGACGTCATGCCTGTACTGTTCATCATCTATTGGGGGCTGTGGGTGCCTAAAGGCACATTGCGCCTGGGTCACATCGGGCTGTGGATGATTTATCCGCTGGTGTACTTCGCCTACATCCTGCTGCGCGGGGATTTGCTGGCGGCCTACCCCTACCCATTCATTGACGTGGCGAGCCTGGGTTATCCACAGGTGTTCATCAATGCAGGGGGGGTATTGGCCGGTTTTGTCGGGATTGCGCTGGGGGTGGTGGGGTTGGATCGATGGTTGGGGCGACGATCGGTTAAAGCCTTGTGA
- a CDS encoding VF530 family DNA-binding protein, which yields MTEPNNNPLHGVTLEQILNALVQHYEWSGLAERIDIRCFKSDPSIKSSLTFLRKTPWAREKVERLYIKLMRTKRPL from the coding sequence ATGACCGAACCGAACAACAACCCGCTGCACGGCGTGACGCTGGAGCAGATCCTCAACGCCCTGGTGCAGCACTACGAGTGGTCGGGCCTGGCCGAACGCATTGATATTCGTTGTTTCAAAAGCGATCCGAGCATCAAGTCGAGCCTGACGTTCCTGCGCAAGACGCCGTGGGCGCGGGAAAAAGTCGAGCGCCTGTACATCAAGCTGATGCGCACCAAGCGGCCCCTCTGA
- a CDS encoding glucose/quinate/shikimate family membrane-bound PQQ-dependent dehydrogenase, with the protein MGTEGALSRSRLLPSLLGILLLLMGLALLAGGIKLSTLGGSLYYLLAGIGLAITGVLLIMARRAALGLYALLLFASTVWALWEVGLDWWQLVPRLAMLFALGIVLLLPWFRRPLLTADASPMGTRALGAAVIIAGIAALASQFTNPGEIKGQLDRDSVPGMANTAPAMPDGDWNSYGRSAHGDRYSPLAQITPQNVGKLKEAWTFRTGDLPGPNDPGETTAENTPLKVNGMLYVCTPHSQVIALEPETGKEIWRFDPKLSTQKAENFKGWAHMTCRGVTYHDDAVYASAEQSPTGTASTTPASTVCPRRIFLPTADTRLIALNADTGKMCEDFGDKGQVDLTANIGGFTAGGYYSTSPPAVTQNLVVIGGHVTDNVSTDEPSGVIRAYDVHTGKLVWNWDSGNPDDTTPIAEGKTYTRNSPNMWSMFSVDEKLGMLYLPMGNQTPDQFGGMRTPESEKYSAGLTALDIATGKVRWYFQFTHHDLWDMDVGGQPTLMDMKTADGVKPAVLASTKQGSIYVLDRSNGQPIIPIKEIPVPQGAVEGDHTSPTQPMSDLNFVPPVLKERDMWGVTPFDQMLCRIDFKSLRYDGMFTPPSLQGSIVYPGNFGVFDWGGISVDPVRQIAFVNPSYMAFKSKLVPAAEVAGGPGRKSETEGVQPNKGAPYGVILEALLSPMGLPCQAPAWGYVAAVDLTNNKTLWKHKNGTVRDSSPVPIPLSMGVPSLGGTFTTAGGLAFLSGTLDQYLRAYDVKNGKQLWEGRLPAGAQTTPMTYTGKDGKQYVLVVAGGHGSLGTKQGDYVIAYKLPD; encoded by the coding sequence ATGGGCACTGAGGGTGCTTTGAGTCGAAGCCGTCTGTTACCGAGCCTGCTCGGCATTCTGCTTCTATTGATGGGGCTGGCCTTGTTGGCCGGTGGGATCAAACTGAGCACGCTCGGCGGCTCGCTGTATTACTTGCTGGCCGGTATCGGCCTGGCGATTACCGGCGTACTGCTGATCATGGCCCGCCGTGCGGCCCTGGGATTGTATGCGCTGCTGCTGTTCGCGAGTACCGTCTGGGCGCTGTGGGAAGTGGGCCTGGATTGGTGGCAACTGGTGCCGCGCCTGGCAATGCTGTTTGCCTTGGGCATTGTCCTGCTGCTGCCATGGTTCCGCCGTCCGTTGCTGACCGCCGATGCATCGCCCATGGGCACCCGAGCGCTGGGCGCCGCGGTGATCATCGCCGGTATCGCCGCCCTCGCCAGCCAGTTTACCAACCCCGGTGAAATCAAGGGTCAACTGGACCGCGACAGCGTGCCGGGCATGGCCAACACCGCACCGGCCATGCCGGACGGGGACTGGAACTCCTACGGCCGCAGCGCTCACGGCGACCGTTATTCGCCGCTGGCACAAATCACCCCCCAGAACGTCGGCAAGCTGAAGGAAGCCTGGACGTTCCGCACCGGTGACCTGCCAGGGCCGAACGACCCGGGCGAGACCACGGCGGAAAATACCCCGCTGAAGGTCAACGGCATGCTGTATGTGTGCACACCTCACAGTCAGGTGATCGCACTGGAGCCTGAAACCGGCAAGGAAATCTGGCGTTTCGATCCGAAGCTTTCCACGCAAAAAGCGGAAAACTTCAAGGGTTGGGCCCACATGACCTGCCGTGGCGTGACCTACCACGACGACGCTGTCTACGCGTCCGCTGAGCAGAGCCCGACCGGCACCGCCAGCACCACGCCGGCCAGCACCGTGTGCCCACGGCGGATCTTCCTGCCGACCGCCGACACGCGCCTGATCGCCCTCAACGCCGACACCGGCAAGATGTGTGAAGACTTCGGCGACAAAGGCCAGGTCGACCTGACCGCGAACATCGGCGGCTTCACGGCCGGCGGTTACTACTCCACCTCGCCACCGGCGGTCACCCAGAACCTGGTAGTGATTGGCGGCCACGTCACCGACAACGTCTCCACCGACGAGCCAAGCGGCGTGATCCGCGCCTACGACGTACACACCGGCAAGCTGGTATGGAACTGGGACAGCGGCAACCCGGACGACACCACGCCGATTGCCGAAGGCAAGACCTACACCCGCAACTCGCCGAACATGTGGTCCATGTTCAGCGTCGATGAAAAACTCGGCATGCTCTACCTGCCGATGGGCAACCAGACCCCCGACCAGTTCGGTGGCATGCGTACCCCGGAATCGGAAAAATATTCCGCTGGCCTGACCGCATTGGACATAGCCACCGGCAAGGTGCGTTGGTACTTCCAGTTCACTCACCACGACCTGTGGGACATGGACGTCGGCGGTCAACCGACCCTGATGGACATGAAGACCGCCGATGGCGTGAAGCCGGCCGTACTGGCTTCGACCAAGCAGGGCAGCATCTACGTGCTGGACCGCAGCAATGGCCAGCCGATCATTCCGATCAAGGAAATCCCGGTGCCGCAAGGCGCGGTGGAGGGCGACCACACTTCGCCCACCCAGCCGATGTCCGACCTGAACTTCGTGCCGCCGGTCCTCAAGGAGCGGGACATGTGGGGCGTGACGCCGTTTGACCAGATGTTGTGCCGGATCGACTTCAAGTCGCTGCGTTACGACGGCATGTTCACGCCGCCGTCGCTGCAAGGCTCGATCGTCTACCCAGGCAACTTCGGCGTGTTTGACTGGGGCGGTATTTCGGTCGATCCGGTGCGCCAGATCGCCTTCGTCAACCCGAGCTACATGGCGTTCAAGTCGAAGCTGGTTCCAGCAGCGGAAGTGGCGGGTGGCCCGGGTCGCAAGAGTGAAACCGAAGGCGTGCAGCCGAACAAAGGCGCGCCATACGGGGTGATCCTCGAAGCGTTGCTCTCGCCCATGGGCCTGCCGTGCCAGGCACCTGCGTGGGGTTATGTCGCCGCCGTGGACCTGACCAACAACAAGACCCTGTGGAAGCACAAGAACGGCACCGTGCGCGACAGCTCGCCAGTGCCGATCCCGCTGAGCATGGGCGTTCCAAGCCTGGGTGGTACCTTCACCACCGCCGGTGGCCTGGCGTTCCTGAGCGGTACGCTTGACCAGTACTTGCGCGCCTACGATGTGAAAAACGGCAAGCAATTGTGGGAAGGCCGCCTGCCCGCAGGCGCCCAGACCACGCCGATGACCTACACCGGCAAGGACGGCAAGCAGTACGTGCTGGTCGTTGCAGGTGGTCACGGTTCCCTGGGCACCAAGCAGGGTGACTATGTGATCGCCTACAAACTGCCGGATTAA
- the purT gene encoding formate-dependent phosphoribosylglycinamide formyltransferase: MTRIGTPLSPTATRVLLCGSGELGKEVVIELQRLGVEVIAVDRYANAPAMQVAHRSHVINMLDGAALRAVIEAEKPHYIVPEIEAIATATLVELEAEGFTVIPTARAAQLTMNREGIRRLAAEELGLPTSPYFFADTVEDYRKAVETLGFPCVVKPVMSSSGKGQSLLRSADDVQKAWDYAQEGGRAGKGRVIIEGFIDFDYEITLLTVRHVGGTTFCAPVGHRQEKGDYQESWQPQAMSPAALAESERVAKAVTEALGGRGLFGVELFIKGDQVWFSEVSPRPHDTGLVTLISQDLSQFALHARAILGLPIPLIRQFGPSASAVILVEGQSTQTAFANLGAALSEPDTALRLFGKPEVNGQRRLGVALARDESIEAARAKATRASQAVKIEL; the protein is encoded by the coding sequence ATGACCCGTATCGGAACTCCATTGTCGCCCACCGCGACCCGCGTTTTGTTGTGTGGCAGCGGTGAGCTGGGCAAGGAAGTGGTGATCGAACTGCAGCGCCTGGGCGTTGAAGTGATTGCCGTGGATCGTTACGCCAACGCGCCGGCCATGCAAGTGGCCCACCGCAGCCATGTGATCAACATGCTCGACGGCGCCGCCCTGCGCGCCGTGATCGAGGCCGAGAAGCCGCACTACATCGTGCCGGAAATCGAAGCCATCGCCACCGCCACCCTGGTGGAACTGGAGGCCGAAGGCTTCACCGTGATCCCTACGGCCCGCGCCGCGCAGTTGACCATGAACCGCGAAGGCATCCGTCGCCTGGCAGCCGAAGAGCTGGGGCTGCCGACTTCCCCCTATTTCTTCGCCGACACCGTGGAAGATTACCGCAAGGCTGTGGAAACCCTGGGTTTCCCCTGCGTGGTCAAGCCGGTGATGAGCTCCTCGGGCAAGGGCCAGAGCCTGCTGCGCAGCGCCGATGACGTACAGAAGGCCTGGGACTACGCCCAAGAAGGCGGCCGCGCCGGCAAAGGCCGGGTGATCATCGAAGGTTTCATCGACTTCGATTACGAAATCACCCTGCTGACCGTGCGTCATGTCGGCGGCACCACGTTCTGCGCGCCGGTCGGCCACCGTCAGGAAAAGGGCGACTACCAGGAATCCTGGCAGCCACAGGCCATGAGCCCGGCGGCCCTGGCTGAATCCGAGCGCGTTGCCAAGGCGGTGACCGAGGCCTTGGGTGGTCGTGGCCTGTTTGGCGTCGAGCTGTTCATCAAGGGTGATCAGGTGTGGTTCAGCGAAGTCTCGCCGCGTCCGCACGACACCGGCCTGGTGACGCTGATCTCCCAGGACCTGTCGCAGTTCGCTCTGCATGCCCGCGCCATTCTTGGCTTGCCGATCCCGTTGATCCGCCAGTTCGGCCCATCGGCTTCGGCGGTGATCCTGGTAGAAGGCCAGTCGACCCAGACCGCGTTCGCCAACCTCGGCGCCGCCCTGAGCGAACCGGACACCGCGCTGCGCCTGTTCGGCAAGCCGGAAGTCAACGGCCAGCGTCGCCTGGGCGTGGCCTTGGCCCGCGATGAATCCATCGAAGCCGCCCGCGCCAAGGCGACCCGGGCTTCGCAGGCCGTGAAAATCGAACTGTAA
- a CDS encoding preQ0 transporter: protein MLFLLAYISSVVLINFAFSAAPHLDVIWSAWGGLVFVLRDMVQTRFGHGAIAAMLAALVLSYVTSDPSIALASATAFAVSECIDWLVFTVTKRPLHDRLWISSALSIPLDTFIFFGLIDALTPAVVTTALLSKFAGVTAVWLIMAWRLRKQAIAG from the coding sequence ATGCTTTTCCTGCTCGCCTACATCAGCAGCGTCGTGCTGATCAACTTCGCCTTCTCGGCCGCGCCACACCTGGACGTCATCTGGTCGGCCTGGGGCGGGCTGGTGTTTGTACTGCGCGACATGGTGCAGACCCGTTTCGGCCATGGTGCCATCGCGGCGATGCTGGCAGCGCTGGTGCTGTCCTATGTCACCTCCGACCCGTCCATCGCCCTGGCCAGCGCCACGGCATTCGCGGTGTCCGAATGCATCGACTGGCTGGTGTTCACCGTCACCAAGCGCCCATTGCACGATCGCCTGTGGATAAGCTCGGCCCTGAGCATTCCCCTGGACACCTTCATTTTCTTCGGTCTGATCGATGCCCTGACGCCCGCCGTGGTGACGACCGCCCTGCTTTCGAAATTCGCCGGGGTCACCGCCGTCTGGCTGATCATGGCCTGGCGTCTGCGCAAACAGGCCATCGCCGGCTGA
- a CDS encoding siderophore-interacting protein — MTEVDPNTIHRVNHEIKRRRLQVLRVVDLTPRMRRITVGGPELAGFASLGTDDHVKLLFPQNAEEHAALENFNPTAGKAQGPMPEMRDYTPRRYDLETLELDIDFVLHGDGPAATWATQAAPGQHLYIAGPRGSMIVPDIFDSYLLIGDETALPAIARRLEGLAPNRRALVVVEVENGAEQQVLQSPAQVHVIWVLREGRHDSLLRTVQQLEMPIGKLYAWVATESKVSRQIRKVLLEEKGLDQDFVKAVGYWKLDDGEED, encoded by the coding sequence ATGACTGAAGTCGATCCAAACACCATCCACCGCGTCAACCACGAGATCAAGCGCCGCCGCCTGCAAGTGCTGCGCGTCGTCGACCTGACCCCACGCATGCGCCGCATCACCGTCGGCGGGCCGGAACTGGCCGGGTTTGCAAGCCTGGGCACCGACGATCATGTGAAGCTGTTGTTTCCGCAGAACGCCGAGGAACACGCCGCCCTGGAAAACTTCAACCCCACCGCCGGCAAGGCCCAGGGACCGATGCCCGAGATGCGCGACTACACCCCGCGCCGGTATGACCTGGAAACCCTGGAGCTGGACATTGACTTCGTGCTCCACGGCGACGGCCCTGCCGCGACCTGGGCGACGCAGGCGGCACCGGGGCAACACCTTTACATCGCCGGGCCACGGGGCTCGATGATCGTGCCGGACATCTTCGACAGTTACCTGTTGATCGGCGACGAAACCGCCCTGCCCGCCATCGCCCGCCGCCTCGAAGGCCTGGCGCCCAACCGGCGAGCCCTGGTGGTGGTGGAAGTTGAAAATGGCGCCGAACAGCAAGTGCTCCAAAGCCCGGCGCAGGTGCATGTGATCTGGGTATTGCGCGAAGGCCGCCACGACAGCCTGCTGCGCACCGTTCAGCAATTGGAAATGCCGATAGGCAAGCTGTATGCCTGGGTCGCGACCGAAAGCAAAGTGTCTCGGCAGATTCGCAAGGTGTTGCTGGAAGAAAAAGGGTTGGACCAGGACTTTGTGAAGGCGGTGGGGTATTGGAAGTTGGATGACGGTGAGGAGGATTGA
- a CDS encoding PadR family transcriptional regulator — MTSSYSSPEDEHDCFERAPTGRGRNSRGPRIFAAGDLKLLSLALLAEQPCHGYDLMRRIEQMFDGAYSPSPGVIYPTLAFLEMSAMVICGVEDGKKSYSVTDAGRLSLVEQADALNEVRKRIETSKRMLRGPDRPPEIREAVYNLRHALQKHPGRWSPEEVQRVRGLLDDTAKAITDGPGRPPVSESNP, encoded by the coding sequence ATGACCTCCTCTTATTCTTCCCCTGAAGACGAACATGACTGTTTTGAACGAGCCCCGACAGGCCGTGGACGTAATAGCCGAGGACCTCGCATCTTCGCTGCCGGTGATCTGAAGTTGCTGTCGTTGGCGCTGCTGGCCGAGCAGCCTTGCCACGGCTATGACCTGATGCGCCGGATCGAGCAAATGTTCGATGGCGCCTACAGCCCCAGCCCCGGCGTTATCTATCCGACGCTGGCCTTTCTGGAAATGAGTGCAATGGTCATTTGCGGTGTCGAAGATGGGAAAAAGAGTTACAGCGTGACCGATGCCGGACGTCTATCCCTTGTAGAGCAGGCCGACGCGCTGAATGAGGTGCGCAAGCGAATCGAAACCAGCAAGCGCATGCTGCGTGGCCCCGATCGTCCCCCTGAAATCCGTGAAGCGGTGTATAACCTGCGCCATGCGCTGCAAAAGCACCCTGGCCGCTGGAGCCCGGAAGAAGTCCAACGGGTGCGCGGCCTGCTCGACGACACCGCCAAAGCCATCACCGACGGCCCGGGCCGTCCACCTGTTTCGGAGTCAAACCCATGA
- a CDS encoding CS1 type fimbrial major subunit, with protein sequence MLKQLVTGASLAAAALTSSLAFAADDARSSIHITANIPTQQFHVQPRNPDFGKDETMSYNTVSGTLTSLRQTYDVKNTEGSVHAYIEGGPAALYNGSNSIALTTAFNGVTLSALPQEVVDDATSTPGTQADMTIVAARPLDTQNGLYTGNFTVIFDAVPRATP encoded by the coding sequence ATGCTCAAACAACTCGTAACCGGTGCTTCCCTGGCAGCTGCCGCCCTGACTTCTTCGCTGGCATTCGCCGCCGACGACGCGCGCTCTTCCATCCACATCACTGCCAACATCCCGACCCAGCAGTTTCATGTGCAGCCTCGCAATCCGGACTTCGGTAAGGATGAGACCATGAGCTACAACACCGTCAGCGGCACCTTGACTTCGCTGCGCCAGACCTATGACGTGAAAAACACCGAAGGTTCGGTGCATGCCTATATCGAAGGTGGCCCTGCTGCGCTGTACAACGGCAGTAACTCCATTGCCCTGACCACCGCCTTCAACGGCGTCACCCTGAGCGCCCTGCCTCAGGAAGTGGTGGACGATGCCACCTCCACCCCAGGTACCCAGGCCGACATGACCATCGTCGCGGCCCGGCCTCTCGATACCCAGAACGGCCTGTACACCGGGAACTTCACTGTCATCTTCGACGCGGTGCCTCGCGCTACGCCGTGA